In a genomic window of Gossypium arboreum isolate Shixiya-1 chromosome 7, ASM2569848v2, whole genome shotgun sequence:
- the LOC108476779 gene encoding uncharacterized protein LOC108476779 encodes MEAEHVFVEDVRDAMVANHRMARSINVEVYSRHPEMFQVMETIGRRPGIPLRSYGVDLRNIRCTCRRFQTLHYPCAHVVAACAKVLHNVEQFFDDVYTLERILRVWENEFPILPDLSIWEVPPTNFELVPDKGLRRNPKGRLQSSRIHNEMDIREKFDGKRCELCRLSGHNRSKCSQRNYHIGQPSRLSMN; translated from the coding sequence ATGGAGGCGGAACATGTGTTTGTTGAAGATGTCAGGGATGCAATGGTTGCAAATCACCGAATGGCGAGGTCGATAAATGTTGAAGTATATTCACGACATCCTGAAATGTTTCAAGTTATGGAGACCATCGGTCGTCGACCCGGTATACCACTTAGGTCTTATGGAGTTGATCTCCGAAATATACGGTGCACTTGCAGAAGGTTCCAAACGCTTCATTATCCATGTGCGCATGTCGTGGCAGCGTGTGCTAAAGTCTTGCACAATGTTGAACAATTTTTTGATGATGTGTACACCCTCGAGCGCATATTGCGTGTTTGGGAGAATGAGTTCCCTATCTTGCCTGACCTGTCTATATGGGAGGTACCTCCGACGAATTTCGAGCTTGTCCCAGACAAAGGGTTGCGTAGAAATCCGAAAGGTCGTCTGCAATCATCCAGAATCCATAATGaaatggacattagggagaaattCGATGGTAAGCGATGTGAATTATGCAGATTATCTGGTCATAATCGGAGTAAATGCTCGCAGCGAAACTACCATATTGGACAACCATCACGATTGAGTATGAATTGA